In the genome of candidate division WOR-3 bacterium, one region contains:
- a CDS encoding T9SS type A sorting domain-containing protein: protein MKKMLFVVAIFAAAAITAMPWTGSNLSSGVSFLSPDSGTPDAYGYVYVKSGDPGGPTYNWIDISTSGTLVTGLMDDNVVGPFPIGFDFPYYWYTVDHVYIGSNGYLSFSSNANLADPFHNIPLSTPPNDLLAIFTGDLDHSPGVGSPSVYHYTSATLDTFIVTFDSVEEWAVPGTYHTFQVILTKADSCITMQYGPQNGTYNHSGSEHDMAGIENNTGTIGLQYFRDGAAGAGAARPVDGMAVAYIPPESTTLQIHDVGISYIDNPITGGIFRDRGSVYYPVAEITNYGNQPETNFNAILRIYNKTGATILFADTVAVTTTLNPSDVFVCNFDSFLLPDIDTTYRVQVRTYLTGDMTPGNDSITLRLQAFTAPAWFNYGNDTIPASGSSWNGDSSGYGNMYEPPNYPFTIDSVGFFPASVDANGDVELIIMDDDGTDGGPGTILFSTRLPVTTAQAGLWFKAPVSPAVVINDGAFYVGQITVNQTTFSTGTSAVPPGAVSRRAYEFTGSWAPSRESSTQDVWVACFGTWTSVGVDEIGITVPSQFRLACPTFVTAKSVFSLSVVTESDVSVSLFDVSGRNVRNIFSGTLSAGNHSLGFNSEDISSGLYFLRATVNGTERSLKVNIVR, encoded by the coding sequence ATGAAGAAAATGTTATTCGTCGTCGCAATTTTCGCGGCAGCGGCAATCACGGCAATGCCGTGGACGGGGAGTAATCTGAGCTCTGGAGTCAGTTTCCTCTCTCCCGATTCGGGAACGCCTGATGCTTACGGATATGTATACGTCAAATCCGGAGACCCGGGCGGTCCGACTTACAACTGGATTGACATATCGACGTCAGGGACTTTAGTGACGGGTCTTATGGACGACAATGTAGTAGGGCCTTTTCCGATCGGTTTTGATTTTCCCTACTATTGGTACACAGTTGATCATGTATACATAGGTTCAAATGGTTACCTGTCATTTTCAAGCAACGCGAACCTTGCTGATCCTTTTCACAATATACCCTTGAGTACACCTCCGAACGATCTTTTGGCAATATTCACCGGAGACCTTGATCATTCTCCGGGAGTCGGATCACCTTCGGTTTACCATTATACATCTGCGACATTGGATACATTCATAGTCACATTTGACAGTGTTGAGGAATGGGCTGTTCCCGGTACTTATCACACTTTCCAGGTCATTCTGACTAAAGCTGACAGTTGCATAACCATGCAGTACGGACCGCAGAATGGAACTTACAACCATTCAGGCTCAGAACACGATATGGCTGGTATAGAAAATAACACAGGAACAATAGGTCTTCAGTATTTCCGCGACGGTGCAGCAGGTGCCGGCGCTGCCAGACCTGTAGATGGAATGGCAGTCGCCTATATACCGCCGGAATCAACTACCCTTCAGATTCACGATGTAGGTATTTCGTACATAGACAATCCCATAACAGGCGGTATTTTCAGGGACAGGGGTTCTGTATATTATCCTGTGGCAGAGATTACAAACTACGGTAATCAGCCTGAAACAAACTTCAACGCTATACTGAGAATATATAATAAAACCGGAGCGACAATTCTGTTCGCTGACACGGTTGCCGTAACGACCACTCTCAATCCCAGCGATGTTTTTGTCTGTAATTTTGATTCTTTCCTCCTTCCCGATATAGACACTACTTACCGGGTTCAGGTCAGAACTTATTTGACCGGCGACATGACCCCCGGCAACGACTCGATAACACTAAGGCTTCAGGCATTTACAGCTCCGGCCTGGTTTAATTACGGAAACGACACAATACCGGCTTCCGGATCTTCATGGAACGGAGATTCATCCGGATACGGCAACATGTACGAACCCCCGAATTATCCCTTCACTATAGATTCAGTAGGATTCTTCCCGGCTTCTGTTGATGCAAACGGTGATGTCGAACTGATTATTATGGACGACGATGGAACCGACGGCGGACCTGGAACAATACTGTTTTCGACGAGATTACCTGTGACGACTGCACAAGCCGGATTGTGGTTCAAAGCGCCGGTCAGCCCTGCAGTCGTAATAAACGACGGAGCTTTTTACGTCGGTCAGATCACTGTAAATCAAACCACTTTTTCGACAGGAACCAGCGCAGTTCCTCCGGGAGCCGTAAGCAGAAGAGCTTACGAGTTTACCGGATCATGGGCACCTTCCAGAGAGTCTTCCACGCAGGATGTCTGGGTAGCCTGTTTTGGAACGTGGACTTCGGTCGGCGTAGACGAGATCGGAATAACCGTTCCTTCTCAGTTCAGGCTCGCATGTCCGACTTTTGTCACAGCGAAATCTGTTTTCAGCCTTTCTGTCGTTACCGAATCCGACGTTTCAGTTTCACTGTTCGACGTGTCGGGAAGAAATGTAAGAAATATCTTCTCAGGAACACTTTCAGCGGGAAATCACAGTCTCGGATTTAACTCTGAAGATATTTCATCAGGTCTCTACTTCCTCAGAGCGACTGTAAACGGAACAGAAAGATCATTGAAGGTCAATATTGTCAGATAA
- a CDS encoding tetratricopeptide repeat protein translates to MRDLIPQFIAANYSNGVKCGKFDGAVIFADISGFTEMTKTLMEKGTEGIEVLTLTINDVFTPALSIVSSSGGFVTVFGGDAFYAVFDSSSDDFTSRALFCAQEITKLFEESGIKKTSSGVFTLSVKTGLSLGEINWGIIENPFQNSYYFKGPPIDSAAKIQSFCKKNSVAADGFFAASFKDRRMFHQTENGVFSTLCKVSPTKNRLHQKKTAFSVAKSFFPAGILETTVKGEFREVVSVFFSFKDTPFTSDNISKTISLVAKTGGYFNRVSYGDKGGFVLAFFGAPSGKELLCERASKMALSVSKIPDFMICAGISFGMCFAGFTGSEERAEYTCQGEKVNLAARLMSLKDENLPREPRILIDKEVFGKIKDGFSAEFLKNATLKGFEEPVPVYLLSDDREERSRVRKGGKIVGRQKQLRAASDLLTKAKEGAGGVLMLKGDAGTGKSFFIEELASLHPSFTWIFMPCDQIFRSSLNPASHFIKDFFSISKNANSENTLESIREKTKKIMMSGEIRDKREHDIIVYYFATLAGLNPKDSFLDSLNPKNKKDETVYYVKSLIKSMSQNNPTAVFIDDLHWIDEDSKVLLKDICSNTLNLPLVVITAQRPIDEIVERSFMQDLPGRVTQIMLEPFSRSDSYELVRELLGSDEVPLSTLDRIHDKSEGNPFFIQQTVSFLTENKILSDDFRFSEGTDFIPSDVRTIIVSRVDRFEKFLKNAVLKASVLGREFSSDILASMDLERPLENVIADGLRTNVWRNIGGRKFEFTHALIRDSVYDMQLKSDLRAHHARAARIYENLPGDRRESDPGIIAHHYDMAMDSEKAPFFLKKAIEKAENNFATSDALRFCDALDKYLPPGKEKISNSIEKTKLMLLDGNLNEAEIFGEKILSEITKSRENDFLPKCLLRLIEITQRLFKLDKNMSYIKQAKKYLATFKDEDFEMDILKATAFYWHSKENIKKAFEYFEKALDLSRRLKDKKSESHLLSDIAIFCGNELGFDKVLDYLFEGLKIAEEIGDIKNEEIIYSNIALSYQELFLDVEKSFEYYQKAMSLSQKFGDKPALMNELNNIAIIYQLKGDDESALDCFNRSLDMAVEKGHKMASVNALGNLSAYFRFSGNFTKSLGYIERAERMVENTPMEELLLRILMDKFETILGLKDFEAAEKLLERINLIHRKLHSCDWEKYAFGKLRIFYLTTGEKHAIISMENEAEKIKEKSVKASFYLKIWEITGSSKYAELSREFFTRIIEEPPENYKDFYWILQRRKLEKFLEKNSTADGKPESENTSGTSFG, encoded by the coding sequence ATGCGCGATTTGATCCCTCAATTCATAGCGGCAAATTATTCCAACGGAGTTAAATGCGGCAAATTTGACGGTGCAGTCATTTTCGCAGACATATCGGGATTCACGGAGATGACTAAAACCCTCATGGAAAAAGGCACCGAAGGTATAGAAGTACTCACCCTTACCATAAACGACGTTTTTACCCCGGCTCTTTCTATCGTCAGTTCCTCAGGCGGATTCGTGACGGTTTTCGGAGGAGACGCTTTCTACGCCGTTTTCGATTCCTCTTCAGACGATTTTACATCGAGAGCTCTTTTTTGCGCGCAGGAAATCACGAAACTGTTCGAAGAGTCAGGAATAAAAAAGACATCGTCAGGCGTATTCACTCTATCAGTCAAAACCGGTCTTTCCCTCGGTGAAATCAACTGGGGCATAATTGAAAATCCATTTCAGAACTCGTATTATTTCAAAGGGCCTCCGATAGATTCGGCGGCAAAAATCCAGAGTTTCTGCAAAAAAAACTCTGTCGCCGCAGACGGTTTTTTCGCGGCTTCTTTCAAAGACCGCAGGATGTTTCATCAAACAGAAAACGGCGTCTTTTCAACGCTTTGTAAAGTTTCTCCCACAAAAAACAGGCTTCATCAAAAAAAGACCGCTTTTTCTGTTGCTAAAAGTTTCTTCCCTGCCGGAATTTTAGAGACTACGGTTAAAGGCGAGTTCAGAGAGGTAGTAAGCGTTTTTTTTTCTTTCAAAGACACTCCTTTTACTTCCGATAACATATCAAAAACAATAAGCCTCGTCGCGAAGACCGGAGGATATTTCAACAGAGTGAGTTACGGCGACAAAGGCGGTTTCGTTCTCGCTTTTTTCGGCGCACCCTCCGGTAAAGAACTGCTCTGCGAAAGAGCTTCAAAAATGGCGCTTTCCGTCTCGAAAATACCGGATTTTATGATTTGCGCCGGAATTTCTTTCGGAATGTGCTTCGCCGGTTTCACAGGAAGCGAAGAAAGAGCAGAATACACCTGTCAGGGTGAAAAAGTTAATCTCGCAGCGAGACTAATGTCGCTCAAGGACGAAAACCTGCCCCGGGAGCCCAGAATTCTCATAGATAAGGAGGTCTTCGGTAAAATTAAAGACGGGTTCTCTGCGGAATTCCTGAAAAACGCCACCTTGAAAGGTTTCGAAGAACCGGTTCCTGTCTATCTGCTGAGTGATGACAGAGAAGAAAGATCCCGCGTTCGTAAAGGCGGGAAAATAGTCGGAAGACAGAAACAGCTCAGAGCCGCATCTGACCTTTTAACGAAGGCAAAGGAAGGCGCCGGAGGAGTATTGATGCTGAAAGGAGACGCGGGGACAGGAAAAAGCTTTTTTATAGAGGAGCTGGCGTCGCTTCATCCTTCCTTCACTTGGATATTCATGCCCTGCGATCAGATATTCAGATCTTCTCTGAATCCCGCTTCTCATTTCATCAAGGATTTTTTTTCCATATCAAAAAATGCGAATTCCGAAAATACTCTTGAATCGATAAGGGAAAAGACAAAAAAAATTATGATGAGCGGCGAAATCCGCGACAAGAGAGAACATGATATAATCGTCTATTATTTTGCAACTCTCGCGGGACTGAACCCAAAAGACTCTTTTCTCGACTCTCTCAATCCGAAGAATAAAAAAGATGAAACCGTCTATTATGTCAAATCGCTCATAAAGTCGATGTCCCAAAATAATCCGACGGCGGTTTTCATAGACGACCTTCACTGGATTGACGAAGATTCGAAGGTTCTTCTCAAGGATATTTGTTCAAACACCCTGAACTTACCTCTCGTCGTAATAACGGCTCAGCGCCCGATTGATGAAATTGTTGAAAGATCTTTCATGCAGGACCTGCCGGGTCGGGTGACACAAATTATGCTCGAACCGTTTTCCCGCAGTGATTCATACGAACTCGTCCGCGAACTTCTCGGCTCTGACGAAGTCCCGCTGTCTACACTCGACAGAATACACGACAAATCCGAGGGCAATCCCTTCTTCATTCAGCAGACAGTGAGTTTTCTGACTGAAAATAAAATTTTGTCCGATGATTTCAGATTTTCAGAGGGCACGGATTTCATACCGTCAGACGTCCGGACAATTATCGTCTCCAGGGTGGACAGATTTGAAAAATTCCTGAAAAATGCCGTTTTGAAAGCTTCCGTCCTCGGAAGAGAATTTTCATCTGATATCCTGGCCTCCATGGATCTGGAAAGACCTCTCGAAAATGTTATTGCCGATGGACTCCGGACAAATGTATGGAGAAATATCGGAGGACGGAAATTCGAGTTCACGCACGCACTCATAAGGGACTCGGTTTACGATATGCAGTTAAAAAGCGACCTGAGGGCGCATCATGCCAGAGCCGCGAGAATTTACGAAAATTTGCCCGGGGACAGGCGGGAATCCGATCCGGGTATAATTGCCCATCACTACGATATGGCTATGGACTCGGAAAAAGCGCCCTTTTTTTTGAAAAAAGCGATTGAAAAAGCTGAAAATAACTTCGCAACAAGTGATGCACTGCGGTTTTGCGACGCTCTCGACAAATATCTTCCTCCGGGAAAAGAAAAAATCTCAAACTCAATAGAAAAAACAAAACTGATGCTTTTGGATGGAAATCTCAACGAAGCGGAGATTTTCGGAGAAAAAATTCTTTCGGAAATCACAAAAAGCCGCGAAAACGATTTTCTGCCGAAATGCCTTCTCCGTTTGATAGAGATCACTCAAAGACTTTTCAAACTCGACAAAAACATGTCTTATATTAAACAGGCCAAAAAATATCTGGCGACATTTAAAGACGAGGATTTCGAAATGGACATCCTCAAAGCCACCGCTTTTTATTGGCACAGCAAGGAAAATATAAAAAAAGCGTTTGAATATTTTGAAAAAGCCCTCGATCTTTCCCGCAGACTGAAAGACAAAAAATCGGAATCACACCTGCTGTCGGACATAGCAATATTCTGCGGCAATGAACTCGGATTCGACAAAGTGCTGGATTATCTTTTTGAAGGTCTGAAAATCGCCGAAGAAATCGGAGACATAAAAAATGAAGAGATAATCTACTCAAACATCGCTCTTTCATACCAGGAACTTTTCCTCGACGTCGAAAAAAGCTTCGAATACTATCAAAAAGCGATGTCTCTTTCACAAAAGTTCGGTGACAAGCCGGCGCTGATGAATGAACTGAATAACATTGCTATAATTTATCAACTGAAAGGAGATGACGAATCCGCACTCGATTGCTTCAACCGGTCCCTCGACATGGCTGTTGAAAAAGGACACAAAATGGCTTCAGTTAACGCTCTTGGAAACCTGTCGGCTTACTTCAGATTCTCGGGTAATTTCACAAAATCCCTCGGTTACATAGAAAGAGCAGAAAGAATGGTAGAAAACACGCCGATGGAAGAACTGCTCCTGAGGATACTCATGGACAAATTCGAAACAATTCTCGGGCTTAAAGATTTCGAGGCAGCGGAAAAACTTCTGGAAAGGATAAATTTAATACACCGAAAACTTCACTCCTGTGACTGGGAAAAATACGCCTTCGGAAAATTGAGAATTTTTTACCTCACTACGGGTGAAAAACATGCGATAATCTCAATGGAAAATGAAGCGGAAAAAATAAAGGAAAAGTCTGTCAAGGCGTCTTTTTACTTGAAAATATGGGAAATCACAGGTTCCAGTAAATACGCGGAACTGTCACGCGAATTTTTCACAAGAATAATAGAAGAGCCTCCTGAAAACTACAAAGATTTCTACTGGATTCTGCAAAGAAGAAAACTTGAAAAGTTTCTCGAAAAAAATTCAACCGCAGACGGGAAGCCGGAAAGTGAAAACACTTCCGGCACATCCTTCGGATGA
- a CDS encoding tetratricopeptide repeat-containing sensor histidine kinase — MADKAENVLDEVETLSSDEGKVTFLLKKAREFFDKYEIVPSFNCALTALEICEKKGIDGKKSKALLRLGFLCFQMSDFDKALEYFHKVAQTETDTDPLTSSYEGIGIVFAKMNMREKALTYMKKSLEIREKENVDKWIQQSCNNIANVYRSFGEFKKGLEYLERARTIAEKTGDKRALSFIFNNIGEIYRETGNLDEALTFYEKALSLKHELGDRNGEAPAIFNIGLVMKEKGDVEKSLEYAKEAFDIYFSTENNLGQMNSAKILSELFETKGDLQNALYFSRVRAEKMEAIFNEEKTAKIAEMDARFEVRVKEREAEIYKMKNEELASAYAKIENQNAELAKKNEELLAINMSKDTILRVVSHDLKGTIGSILPLSQMLSLQQKLNDEVEETINVINHYVTRALVLVDDILEVNKIESEDFSLDLQKLDISGLITEFSGDFRRLSQKKGVDFEWINESGECICRVDFNRFWQIMQNLFSNALKFTSKGGKISVTLRKENADHSESAVVSVADDGIGIPDDMKKKIFDKFTEARRLGTNGEQTTGLGLSIVKRLVELHGGNISVSSEGCAGSVFTFRLPVCG; from the coding sequence ATGGCAGATAAAGCTGAAAATGTCCTTGACGAAGTAGAGACTCTTTCATCTGATGAGGGAAAGGTCACTTTTCTCCTCAAAAAAGCAAGAGAATTTTTCGACAAATACGAAATAGTTCCTTCATTCAACTGCGCTCTGACTGCCCTTGAGATATGTGAAAAAAAAGGCATAGACGGGAAAAAAAGCAAGGCTCTTCTGCGTCTCGGTTTTCTTTGCTTTCAGATGTCTGATTTCGACAAGGCCCTCGAATATTTTCACAAAGTCGCCCAGACGGAAACGGACACTGATCCCCTGACCAGTTCATACGAAGGAATAGGCATTGTCTTTGCCAAGATGAATATGAGGGAAAAAGCGCTGACATATATGAAAAAATCCCTTGAAATAAGAGAAAAGGAAAATGTAGACAAATGGATTCAGCAGAGCTGTAACAACATAGCAAACGTCTACAGAAGCTTCGGCGAATTCAAGAAAGGTCTCGAATACCTGGAACGGGCGAGGACAATCGCGGAAAAGACGGGCGACAAAAGAGCGCTTTCATTTATTTTCAACAACATCGGAGAGATATACAGGGAAACTGGGAATCTCGACGAAGCCCTGACATTTTACGAAAAAGCTCTATCATTAAAGCATGAGTTAGGAGACAGAAACGGGGAGGCTCCTGCGATTTTTAATATTGGCCTTGTGATGAAAGAAAAAGGGGATGTTGAAAAATCTTTAGAATACGCAAAAGAGGCTTTTGACATTTATTTTTCCACGGAAAACAATTTGGGGCAGATGAATTCGGCAAAAATACTTTCGGAGTTATTTGAGACAAAAGGAGATTTGCAAAACGCTCTTTATTTCAGCCGGGTCCGCGCTGAAAAAATGGAAGCCATTTTCAACGAGGAAAAAACCGCGAAAATAGCTGAAATGGACGCAAGATTCGAAGTTAGGGTCAAGGAAAGGGAAGCGGAAATATATAAAATGAAAAATGAAGAACTGGCGAGTGCTTACGCGAAAATAGAAAACCAGAATGCGGAACTCGCCAAAAAAAACGAAGAACTGCTCGCTATAAACATGTCCAAAGACACAATACTGAGAGTGGTCTCTCACGACCTCAAAGGTACTATAGGATCCATTCTGCCTCTGTCGCAGATGTTGTCCCTGCAGCAGAAACTCAACGATGAGGTTGAAGAGACGATCAATGTAATCAATCATTACGTAACAAGGGCTCTCGTTCTTGTCGATGACATACTTGAAGTCAACAAAATCGAAAGCGAGGATTTTTCGCTCGATCTTCAGAAACTTGACATATCCGGCCTGATAACGGAATTTTCAGGAGATTTTAGGAGATTGTCACAGAAAAAAGGCGTCGACTTTGAATGGATAAACGAATCCGGAGAATGTATTTGCCGCGTCGATTTCAACAGATTCTGGCAGATTATGCAGAATCTTTTCTCGAACGCTCTCAAATTCACGAGCAAAGGCGGAAAAATATCAGTGACATTGAGAAAAGAGAATGCTGATCATTCAGAATCGGCCGTCGTTTCCGTAGCCGACGACGGAATAGGGATTCCCGATGACATGAAAAAAAAAATATTCGACAAATTCACCGAAGCGAGGAGATTGGGAACAAACGGAGAACAGACGACAGGCCTCGGTCTTTCAATAGTCAAAAGACTGGTCGAACTTCACGGAGGAAACATAAGTGTTTCATCCGAAGGATGTGCCGGAAGTGTTTTCACTTTCCGGCTTCCCGTCTGCGGTTGA
- a CDS encoding asparagine synthetase B produces the protein MTAGILFLALSSRIFVPMDMAQTNHLKAYGVAYRSLEVGLEVEWLINYRGGSFILEDNPGIEDDLKLSGVVYTVISPEKEALIKSEIQSTNADVVLLLKAPKVAVYQTPTAQPWDDAVVLALDYAGIRYDRIWDAEVIEGKLSDYEWVHLHHEDFTGQYGKFWASYRNNEWYMDQVRLNEETARILGFSKVWELKHEVARKLYEYVENGGYLFAMCSATDTWEIALAAYGRDIVAEPFDGDPVGTLAPDTSSSPAFTCFEIITDPNVYEHSTIDVSQEAHLRGEDVFFALYEFSAKEDPVPTMLVQNHVGTVREFLGQCTGFRRSCVRSEITVLGDVPGADEIKYLCGNIGQGSFAYLGGHDPEDFTHYVGDPPTNLSFFPNSPGYRLILNNVLFPAAKKKELKT, from the coding sequence ATTTTATTTTTGGCGCTTTCTTCGAGGATTTTTGTTCCGATGGATATGGCTCAGACCAACCACCTTAAAGCTTACGGCGTCGCGTACAGGTCACTGGAGGTGGGACTGGAAGTCGAATGGCTGATAAATTACAGGGGAGGAAGTTTCATATTGGAGGACAATCCGGGAATTGAAGACGACCTCAAACTTTCCGGAGTAGTGTACACGGTTATTTCACCGGAGAAAGAAGCCCTTATTAAATCCGAAATCCAGAGCACGAACGCCGACGTCGTCCTCCTGCTTAAAGCTCCAAAAGTAGCCGTTTATCAGACTCCGACGGCACAGCCATGGGACGACGCGGTCGTCCTCGCGCTCGACTATGCAGGTATCCGTTACGACAGAATATGGGACGCTGAAGTGATCGAAGGAAAGCTTTCCGATTACGAATGGGTCCATCTTCACCACGAGGATTTTACGGGTCAGTACGGAAAGTTCTGGGCTTCGTACAGAAACAACGAGTGGTACATGGATCAGGTCAGACTCAACGAAGAGACGGCCCGGATTCTCGGATTCTCCAAGGTCTGGGAACTCAAGCACGAAGTCGCAAGAAAGCTTTACGAGTACGTCGAAAACGGAGGCTATCTGTTCGCGATGTGCTCGGCTACGGACACGTGGGAAATAGCTTTGGCCGCATACGGCAGGGACATTGTAGCCGAGCCTTTCGACGGAGATCCCGTCGGAACGCTGGCGCCGGACACTTCGAGCTCCCCGGCATTCACCTGTTTTGAGATAATCACTGATCCGAACGTGTACGAACATTCGACGATAGACGTCTCGCAGGAGGCTCATTTGCGCGGAGAAGATGTGTTTTTCGCCCTCTACGAATTCAGCGCGAAGGAGGACCCCGTTCCGACGATGCTCGTCCAGAATCACGTCGGGACAGTCAGGGAGTTTCTCGGTCAATGCACCGGATTCAGGCGTTCATGTGTCAGATCAGAGATAACCGTTCTCGGCGACGTGCCGGGCGCCGACGAGATAAAATATCTCTGCGGCAACATAGGACAGGGCAGTTTCGCATATCTCGGAGGTCACGACCCCGAGGATTTCACTCACTACGTCGGCGATCCCCCGACGAATCTCTCTTTTTTTCCGAACTCGCCCGGCTACAGGCTTATTCTCAACAACGTCCTATTCCCTGCCGCCAAGAAGAAAGAACTGAAGACGTGA